A single Watersipora subatra chromosome 7, tzWatSuba1.1, whole genome shotgun sequence DNA region contains:
- the LOC137399714 gene encoding tolloid-like protein 1 yields MALRSCLDMSVSSGKDTNNWRHAKLQRASQVGTASGYKTYTAIDDKFIGCFGHIHSPNFPKQYANGDSGKYNITVPDGHFVTLRVQFLDLESSQGCTDDYVALYDGPSYSYPLIMRICGHGVNREYKASGNTMFVHFMSNSQVAGLGFQLAYYATAESSTKGKRCQGANDPGLVSACSGGFKFLTFRSGTLETDGYPRTIQKQKYCNWAIDASSYGSSITLTWGKYFTIQMTYQCTNYLAIIHPEPNQPAEVICESKIPETRSSRGPYLFFSFRTPKVTSSRGFQVSYSVQGSRFQTATFVESGSLRLTSSQTRVAGQTTTPMTTQGDFIMHTLPPHVTAAYQIQCDKSLTVDNSQAGYIYSPGYPQMYPSNCQSSYTFILPKGYQKYYLFAQDFVIGVHADPCIDSITIKEVNAGDQHGPYCGSENKNFGHEGHLVIADSFKFIFRTPANSYKYSGVKVYYEAVKEK; encoded by the exons atggctctgcgATCTTGCCTGGACATGTCTGTGTCCAGTGGCAAGGATACCaacaactggagacatgccaAGCTGCAGAGAGCAAGTCAAG TCGGTACTGCTAGTGGGTACAAGACATACACTGCCATAGACGACAAGTTTATAGGGTGCTTTGGACACATTCATTCTCCAAACTTTCCAAAGCAATATGCAAATGGTGACAGCGGCAAGTACAACATTACCGTGCCTGATGGCCAT TTTGTGACGCTGCGAGTACAGTTCTTAGACCTAGAGTCAAGCCAGGGTTGCACCGATGACTATGTTGCCTTATACGATGGTCCCAGCTACTCCTACCCACTAATCATGAGGATCTGTGGCCATGGG GTGAACAGAGAATACAAAGCCTCAGGAAATACAATGTTTGTACACTTTATGTCTAACTCTCAAGTGGCTGGTCTTGGCTTCCAATTGGCTTATTACGCAACAGCAGAGAGCTCCACTAAAG GTAAAAGGTGTCAGGGAGCAAACGATCCTGGTTTAGTGAGTGCCTGCTCAGGAGGATTCAAGTTTCTTACCTTTCGCAGTGGAACTTTAGAAACTGATGGCTATCCCCGCACCATCCAAAAGCAAAAGTACTGTAATTGGGCAATCGACGCGTCAA GCTATGGCAGCAGCATTACGCTGACTTGGGGCAAGTATTTCACCATCCAGATGACCTATCAGTGCACCAATTACCTTGCTATTATCCATCCTGAACCTAATCAGCCAGCGG aGGTGATCTGTGAGTCTAAAATACCAGAAACAAGATCGTCACGTGGGCCATATCTGTTCTTTTCCTTTCGCACGCCTAAAGTGACATCTTCTCGAGGTTTCCAGGTTTCTTATAGCGTCCAAGGCTCTCGTTTTCAGACCGCTACCTTTGTAGAGAGTGGGTCTCTAAGATTAACCTCTTCTCAGACACGAGTGGCCGGCCAAACCACAACTCCTATGACAACTCAGGGCGACTTTATTATGCACACGCTGCCCCCTCATGTCACCGCAGCTTACCAAATACAGTGCGACAAATCCTTGACCGTTGACAACTCTCAGGCGGGCTATATCTATTCACCAGGCTATCCTCAAATGTATCCAAGCAATTGCCAGAGTTCCTACACATTTATCCTTCCTAAAGGC TATCAAAAATACTACCTGTTTGCTCAAGACTTTGTTATTGGAGTTCATGCGGATCCATGCATCGATTCTATCACAATTAAAGAAGTAAATGCGGGCGACCAACACGGGCC GTACTGCGGTAGTGAGAACAAGAACTTTGGTCATGAAGGTCATCTAGTCATTGCTGACTcatttaaatttatcttcagAACGCCTGCCAACTCCTATAAGTATTCAGGAGTTAAAGTTTACTACGAGGCAGTTAAAGAGAAATAG
- the LOC137399922 gene encoding spermatogenesis-associated protein 17-like, translating into MATMVRLTKEILPIVKEVYSRKNSAQANRTREYQAAVKIQSWYRALRARAYLRYIIDCSNVIQKRYRGFQGRKEFRVFLKNEVFVMKLNRYNLLATRIQKVWRGFYVRKYIFNYYSFKRYLSSLLIKNETIRETLAAYKEQQQTERMQAEAKAQRENKEAWLRKHHHLVSTAVVPGIYNSPYLPFETEVEADLRNTKPFDHVKKPDGKPKYNPTATRYDLTTPKPPSLPPIAKKPQGPFRQAEEVRQQRYRPFNPSLRVETSYTAVDEAREAMKQQEWVDRVIDTPFKPFTHRHRNYEPLHHTQTTYGHIPYGTAYFREEHSNKFISTQPMKTLVPPIPIFDKLNATYSQGEV; encoded by the exons TTCAGCCCAAGCAAATCGAACAAGAGAATATCAAGCAGCAGTCAAAATACAGTCATGGTACAGAGCGCTGCGAGCCCGTGCATATTTGAGATACATCATCGACTGCTCAAATGTCATCCAAAAAAGATACCGAGGTTTTCAGGGGAGAAAGGAATTCCGAGTTTTCCTGAAG aatgaAGTTTTTGTGATGAAGCTAAACAGATACAACCTTTTGGCAACTCGAATACAAAAGGTTTGGCGAGGTTTCTATGTGAGAAAATACATCTTCAACTATTACAGCTTCAAGCGCTACCTTAGCAGCCTCCTTATCAAAAACGAAACCATCAG AGAGACACTGGCTGCTTATAAAGAACAACAACAAACGGAGCGAATGCAAGCAGAAGCCAAAGCTCAAAGAGAAAACAAGGAAGCATGGCTTAGAAAACATCACCACCTA GTGAGCACAGCAGTTGTACCCGGTATCTACAACTCACCGTATTTACCATTTGAAACTGAGGTAGAGGCAGACCTGAGAAATACAAAACCATTTGACCATGTTAAGAAACCGGATGGGAAACCTAAGTATAACCCAACAGCCACAAGGTATGACCTGACAACTCCCAAACCTCCGTCTCTTCCACCGATAGCTAAAAAACCACAG gGGCCGTTCCGACAAGCGGAAGAAGTGAGACAGCAACGATATCGACCTTTCAACCCATCCCTTAGAGTGGAGACTTCTTATACTGCGGTAGACGAAGCGAGGGAAGCCATGAAACAACAGGAGTGGGTAGACCGAGTTATTGACACACC GTTCAAGCCATTCACCCATAGACATAGAAACTATGAGCCACTACATCACACACAGACAACTTATGGCCACATACCTTATGGAACAGCATATTTCAGGGAGGAACACTCAAACAAATTCATTTCAACACAA CCGATGAAAACCCTTGTACCCCCCATTCCTATCTTCGACAAGCTCAACGCTACTTATTCTCAAGGAGAAGTGTGA